A region from the Spirochaeta thermophila DSM 6192 genome encodes:
- a CDS encoding CPBP family intramembrane glutamic endopeptidase produces MSERGAPPIGTFERPGQSPVLGAFILVFLTGGLYLAIGGLVGEVVGLFLFLVGKRVESPSLLDEDFLSLLREFYRAVKVPSLVLTLVVEWGVFVGLASLLVRRWYTPHVWEYVLNGKADLGVTVGAFLWGPLLVPLSSVLSSWNLLLFPGLEELFEASRELYRAGSPLEWVLVTVSVGLTPAFCEEFLFRGFFQHTLQRRMPLWASVLISAGVFSLFHRSFLGVVSLFAVGLALGLVYAATGSILSSGVLHFSYNMTIVLLENGLLPLGGPMSGRDPSFGFPAALLSGVCSVGMGAWLWRRTRRRSAAKDPEPPEGGVTTGEEGRSSVGAD; encoded by the coding sequence GTGAGCGAGAGAGGGGCACCCCCTATCGGCACCTTCGAACGTCCCGGGCAGAGTCCGGTGTTGGGGGCCTTCATCCTCGTCTTCCTCACAGGGGGGCTGTACCTGGCGATAGGCGGGCTCGTGGGCGAGGTGGTGGGACTCTTCCTCTTCCTCGTGGGGAAGAGGGTGGAGAGTCCTTCCCTCCTGGACGAGGACTTTCTCTCTCTCCTCAGGGAGTTCTACAGAGCCGTGAAGGTCCCCTCCCTCGTCCTCACCCTCGTAGTGGAGTGGGGAGTCTTCGTTGGGCTCGCCTCCCTCCTCGTGCGTCGATGGTACACCCCTCATGTGTGGGAGTACGTCCTGAACGGAAAGGCCGATCTCGGAGTGACCGTGGGCGCCTTTCTCTGGGGGCCTCTCCTGGTCCCTCTCTCCTCGGTCCTGAGCTCGTGGAATCTCTTGCTCTTTCCCGGGCTCGAGGAATTGTTCGAGGCCTCGAGGGAACTCTACCGGGCCGGGAGTCCCCTCGAATGGGTGCTCGTCACGGTGAGCGTGGGGCTCACTCCCGCCTTTTGCGAGGAGTTCCTCTTCCGAGGGTTCTTCCAGCACACCCTCCAGCGAAGGATGCCTCTGTGGGCGTCGGTGCTCATCTCGGCGGGTGTGTTCTCCCTGTTCCACCGGAGTTTCCTCGGGGTGGTCTCCCTCTTCGCGGTGGGGCTTGCCCTCGGGCTCGTCTATGCGGCCACCGGCTCCATCCTCTCCTCGGGGGTGCTTCACTTCTCCTACAACATGACCATCGTCCTCCTTGAAAACGGCCTCCTGCCCTTGGGGGGGCCGATGTCCGGTAGAGATCCGTCGTTCGGGTTCCCGGCGGCCCTCCTCTCGGGGGTGTGTTCGGTGGGGATGGGGGCCTGGTTGTGGAGGAGGACCCGGAGGCGGTCCGCGGCGAAGGACCCGGAGCCCCCCGAAGGAGGTGTTACGACAGGGGAAGAGGGACGCTCCTCCGTGGGAGCGGACTGA
- a CDS encoding glycosyltransferase family 4 protein, whose amino-acid sequence MSLRIGFISFRISGTDGVSLETKKWADVLTRMGFECFFMAGQLDTPPDRSYEVPEAHFQTPDAKMLYYRCFYQPVRDPETSRIIHERRERLKDHLYEFVRRFSLDLLIPENVLAIPLNIPLALALTEFIAETGFKVLAHHHDFYWERKRFLTNCVWDYINWAYPPHLPSVHHVVINSSAQNQLALRTGISSTLIPNVMEFEAPPPPLDEWAQDVREALGIREDELFILQPTRVVQRKGIEHAIEFTARLGLPAKLVISHASGDEGHEYEQRVREYAQLLGVNALFVSDIIGEERGYTPDGRKIYSLYDVYPHADLVTYPSIYEGFGNAFLEAIYFKKPILVNNYSVYSHDIRPKGFKCLEMDEFITTDLIDTARALLKRPDVIQEWVEHNYELARQYYSYSVLKTKLISILVSHFGYSNISPCPDRV is encoded by the coding sequence ATGTCGCTGAGGATCGGATTCATCTCGTTCAGGATCTCAGGCACCGACGGGGTCTCACTCGAGACGAAAAAGTGGGCCGACGTGCTCACCCGCATGGGATTCGAGTGCTTCTTCATGGCGGGTCAGCTCGACACCCCCCCCGACCGCTCGTACGAAGTCCCCGAGGCACACTTCCAGACCCCCGATGCGAAGATGCTCTACTACCGGTGTTTCTACCAGCCGGTGAGAGATCCGGAGACCAGCCGGATAATCCACGAGAGGAGGGAAAGGCTCAAGGATCACCTCTACGAGTTCGTACGGAGGTTCTCCCTCGACCTCCTCATCCCCGAGAACGTGCTCGCCATACCCCTCAACATCCCCCTCGCCCTCGCCCTCACGGAGTTCATCGCCGAGACGGGGTTCAAGGTGCTCGCCCACCACCACGACTTCTACTGGGAACGCAAGCGGTTCCTCACCAACTGCGTGTGGGACTACATCAACTGGGCCTATCCCCCCCACCTCCCGAGCGTCCACCACGTGGTCATCAACAGCTCGGCCCAAAACCAGCTCGCCCTCCGCACCGGCATCTCCTCCACCCTCATCCCCAACGTGATGGAGTTCGAAGCCCCTCCCCCGCCTCTCGATGAGTGGGCGCAGGACGTGCGGGAGGCCCTTGGCATACGCGAGGACGAGCTCTTCATCCTCCAGCCCACGCGGGTGGTGCAGCGCAAGGGGATCGAGCACGCGATAGAGTTCACCGCCCGGCTCGGCCTGCCTGCAAAACTTGTGATCTCCCACGCCTCAGGGGACGAAGGCCACGAGTACGAACAGCGGGTGAGGGAATATGCCCAGCTCCTGGGCGTGAACGCGCTCTTCGTGAGCGACATCATAGGGGAGGAGCGCGGCTACACCCCCGACGGCAGGAAGATCTACTCACTCTACGACGTCTATCCCCACGCGGATCTGGTCACCTATCCTTCCATCTACGAGGGTTTCGGCAACGCCTTCCTCGAGGCCATCTACTTTAAAAAACCCATCCTCGTAAATAACTACTCAGTCTACAGTCACGACATACGGCCCAAGGGGTTCAAGTGCCTCGAGATGGACGAGTTCATCACCACCGACCTCATCGACACCGCTCGGGCACTGCTCAAGAGGCCCGACGTGATACAGGAATGGGTGGAGCACAACTACGAACTCGCGCGTCAGTACTACTCCTACAGCGTGCTCAAGACTAAGCTCATCTCGATCCTGGTGAGCCACTTCGGGTACAGCAACATCAGTCCCTGTCCCGATAGGGTGTGA
- a CDS encoding SoxR reducing system RseC family protein, protein MATVQNISHDGVVVAREENRVRIVMQRSTLCSHCAARGACTLGDSQEQELLVTTEEPVEPGERVRLVIEERLGWKAVLLGLALPALLLLGGIFVSLALGATEVVSALVGLGTVALYYGSLALFRRNLERSFSVRVERISHTTR, encoded by the coding sequence ATGGCCACTGTGCAGAACATTTCACACGACGGTGTGGTGGTCGCTCGCGAAGAGAACCGCGTCCGCATCGTCATGCAACGCTCCACCCTCTGTTCCCACTGTGCGGCACGAGGCGCCTGCACCCTGGGAGATTCGCAGGAGCAGGAACTCCTCGTCACGACGGAGGAGCCGGTGGAGCCCGGCGAGCGGGTCCGCCTGGTCATAGAGGAGCGTCTGGGCTGGAAGGCCGTCCTTCTGGGCCTCGCCCTCCCTGCCCTCCTCCTTTTGGGAGGGATCTTCGTGTCCTTGGCTCTGGGGGCAACCGAGGTGGTCTCCGCGCTTGTGGGACTGGGGACCGTGGCTCTCTACTACGGGAGCCTCGCCCTCTTCCGCAGGAACCTCGAGCGAAGTTTCAGCGTGAGGGTGGAACGCATCTCTCATACCACACGATGA
- a CDS encoding mechanosensitive ion channel family protein: protein MDEMWKALITFLSKPLSIGGLDFPFTVGDVVLSFLLPLVGAVLLYRVLTLVFAGLLQRSSFKEETKTRILRWTRRSLRVVFGLLAFFLLFGLFGTRLGEYLGKIYEVLNEPLYSTGDTRISLITLILLIPVFYAASVSGNLVRRLLEHSILQRVKGMDPSRRFTLVNLARYLTIVLTSLIGLSFIGINLSSLMVLLGVLGLGIGFGLQSVVANFFAGLIIISTRPIKEGDRILVGDIEGTVHEIRMLTTVVNTLFNESIILPNSKIVQEAVYNFSHYDRRVVLRNPVQVSYKSDVRLVEKVLIEVGERCPYRVKSRPPVVYLNSFDDSGITFTLYTWISNVDEKYPARSWINFAIWEAFKAHGIEIPYPQRDVYIRYIASSSLKE from the coding sequence ATGGACGAGATGTGGAAGGCCTTGATCACGTTCCTTTCGAAGCCGCTGAGCATCGGGGGACTCGACTTCCCCTTCACTGTAGGAGACGTGGTCCTTTCCTTCCTCCTCCCTTTGGTTGGTGCGGTGCTCCTCTACAGGGTACTCACCCTCGTCTTTGCCGGGCTTCTCCAGAGGAGCAGCTTCAAGGAGGAGACGAAGACGCGTATCCTCCGCTGGACTCGGCGGTCGCTCCGGGTGGTCTTCGGACTGCTCGCCTTCTTCCTCCTCTTCGGTCTCTTCGGTACGAGGCTCGGTGAGTACTTGGGGAAGATCTACGAGGTACTCAATGAGCCCCTCTACAGTACGGGGGACACCCGCATTTCGCTCATCACCCTGATCCTCCTCATCCCCGTGTTCTATGCAGCTTCGGTGAGCGGCAACCTGGTGCGCCGGTTGCTCGAGCACTCCATCCTTCAACGCGTGAAGGGGATGGACCCCTCGCGGCGATTCACGCTGGTGAACCTGGCCCGTTACCTCACGATCGTGCTCACTTCTCTCATAGGGCTCTCGTTCATAGGGATCAACCTTTCCTCGCTGATGGTACTTCTCGGGGTGCTCGGCCTTGGAATCGGATTCGGGCTCCAGTCGGTGGTGGCCAACTTCTTCGCAGGGCTCATCATCATCTCCACCCGGCCCATCAAAGAGGGGGATCGGATCCTGGTGGGTGACATAGAGGGCACTGTACACGAGATACGCATGCTCACCACGGTGGTGAACACCCTCTTCAACGAGAGCATCATCCTCCCCAACTCCAAGATCGTCCAGGAGGCGGTCTACAACTTCTCGCACTACGATCGAAGGGTGGTCCTGCGGAACCCTGTGCAGGTCTCGTACAAGAGCGACGTGCGGTTGGTGGAGAAGGTGCTCATCGAGGTGGGGGAACGCTGTCCCTACAGGGTGAAGTCCAGGCCGCCGGTGGTCTATCTCAACTCGTTCGACGATTCCGGCATTACCTTCACTCTCTACACCTGGATCTCGAACGTCGACGAAAAGTACCCTGCCAGAAGCTGGATCAACTTCGCGATCTGGGAGGCCTTCAAGGCCCATGGGATCGAGATCCCCTATCCGCAGAGGGATGTCTACATCAGATACATTGCGTCTTCCAGTCTCAAAGAATAG
- a CDS encoding FIST signal transduction protein, with protein MKYVPLTSSEALEGGKAALCYTTVEVSQDELTQVSKKYGIPLFGCTSFQGVFTPEGFLRGAHSLLWEKGDEVKVVPYLVECGPDDARMKVREGVERMLSEVSKPDLILMHATPGFEERVIEGVEDVLGTGVPIYGGSAADDDVSGKWRVFLNDVSTQSGALLVAMKHEKGEIYGGFLGGYFPSDKRGRVTRCEGRVIYEIDGRPAAEVYNEWTGGAIGEYLEKGGVVLGATTLRPLGRVIGDFKGIPQYLLSHPHMVFEGSRALSCFTEFQEGDEVVLMEGFKTALIDRTSHVYERAVSFHRRKGTPRGGILIYCGGCVGAVLDSVQEINQKYRESIGEGVPFIGAATFGEEGCMYTKEGVDNRHGNLMTDTIVIM; from the coding sequence ATGAAGTATGTACCACTCACTTCCTCCGAGGCATTGGAAGGGGGGAAGGCAGCACTCTGTTACACCACAGTAGAGGTGTCTCAGGATGAGCTCACACAAGTCTCCAAGAAGTATGGTATTCCTCTCTTCGGGTGTACCTCTTTTCAGGGGGTCTTTACGCCTGAAGGCTTTCTCCGGGGAGCACATTCCCTTCTCTGGGAGAAGGGAGATGAGGTGAAGGTGGTGCCATACTTGGTAGAGTGCGGACCAGATGATGCGAGAATGAAGGTGCGGGAAGGGGTAGAGCGGATGTTGAGTGAAGTGAGTAAGCCTGATCTCATCCTTATGCACGCTACTCCAGGATTTGAGGAGAGGGTGATAGAAGGGGTCGAGGATGTACTGGGGACTGGCGTCCCGATCTATGGGGGGAGTGCTGCTGATGATGATGTGTCAGGAAAGTGGAGAGTGTTCTTGAATGACGTCTCAACCCAGAGCGGGGCCCTTCTTGTGGCGATGAAGCATGAGAAGGGTGAAATCTACGGTGGCTTTCTTGGGGGGTACTTCCCTTCAGACAAGAGGGGAAGGGTTACAAGATGTGAAGGTCGGGTGATCTATGAGATCGATGGAAGGCCTGCTGCCGAGGTCTATAATGAGTGGACAGGGGGGGCCATTGGCGAGTACCTGGAGAAGGGGGGTGTCGTGTTGGGCGCTACCACGCTCCGGCCGTTAGGAAGGGTGATTGGGGATTTTAAAGGAATTCCTCAGTACCTCCTCTCCCATCCCCACATGGTATTTGAAGGGTCCCGGGCTCTCTCCTGTTTCACTGAATTTCAAGAAGGGGATGAGGTGGTCCTTATGGAGGGATTTAAAACAGCTCTGATAGACAGGACCTCACACGTGTATGAGCGAGCTGTCTCCTTTCATCGAAGGAAGGGCACTCCTCGGGGAGGAATTCTTATCTACTGTGGTGGCTGTGTGGGGGCTGTGTTGGATAGTGTGCAGGAGATCAATCAGAAATATCGAGAGAGCATCGGGGAGGGAGTACCTTTCATAGGGGCTGCTACCTTTGGGGAGGAAGGATGTATGTATACTAAGGAAGGAGTGGATAATCGACATGGAAATCTCATGACAGACACCATTGTGATAATGTAA
- the pyrF gene encoding orotidine-5'-phosphate decarboxylase produces the protein MGFFEALSERARQKRSLLCVGLDPRLPEGTQDPYEAIMRENRRIVEATAPYAVAYKPNSAFYEAWGTEGMRALKDTVELIHERTSALVVLDVKRGDIGATAEAYARAAFEWLGVDAVTLAPYMGEDAARPFLAYEGKGVFVLCRTSNPSAGRFQELEVTGEPLFLRVAEEAVRWDGEVGLVVAGNNPEALSLLRERHPDVWFLAPGVGAQGGSAGDAVRAGMDAEGLGVLVVVARGIARAEDPGEAAKGVVEEIRGAQAAGRGRMGEGLKERVLKGLVEAGCFKVGDFVLKSGKRSPFYVDLRRVPSFPELFPKVISAYASLARRLEFERIAGIPTAGLPIAAGLALHLGKPLIYPRLDAKGYGTGNRVEGEWRPGERVLLVDDLITTGGSKIEAATVLRDAGLVVEDLVVLLERGARGHKEMEEAGIRLHAYAHIREFLPVCRAMGLITEGEEERMRAFVEET, from the coding sequence GTGGGATTTTTCGAGGCACTTTCCGAGCGGGCAAGGCAAAAACGATCCCTCCTCTGTGTGGGGCTCGATCCTCGTCTTCCGGAGGGAACGCAGGACCCCTACGAGGCCATCATGAGGGAGAATCGCCGCATCGTGGAGGCGACTGCCCCCTATGCAGTGGCCTACAAGCCGAACAGTGCCTTCTACGAGGCGTGGGGGACTGAGGGGATGCGGGCGCTCAAGGATACGGTGGAACTCATCCACGAGCGGACCAGTGCCCTGGTGGTGCTGGATGTGAAGCGTGGCGACATCGGTGCCACGGCCGAGGCGTACGCGCGTGCGGCCTTCGAGTGGCTGGGGGTGGATGCGGTGACCCTCGCGCCCTACATGGGTGAGGATGCGGCACGTCCGTTCCTCGCCTATGAGGGGAAGGGGGTGTTCGTGCTCTGCCGGACGAGCAACCCTTCCGCCGGGCGGTTCCAGGAACTGGAGGTGACGGGAGAGCCGCTCTTCCTCAGGGTGGCCGAGGAGGCGGTGCGGTGGGATGGGGAGGTGGGGCTCGTGGTGGCGGGGAACAACCCGGAGGCCCTTTCCCTCCTGCGTGAACGGCACCCGGATGTCTGGTTCCTCGCCCCGGGGGTGGGGGCGCAGGGGGGGAGTGCGGGGGATGCGGTGCGGGCGGGGATGGATGCGGAGGGGTTGGGGGTGCTGGTGGTGGTGGCGCGGGGGATCGCCCGGGCCGAGGATCCGGGAGAAGCGGCGAAGGGGGTGGTGGAGGAGATACGGGGTGCGCAGGCGGCGGGTCGTGGGCGGATGGGTGAGGGGCTGAAGGAGCGGGTGCTGAAGGGGCTGGTTGAGGCCGGGTGCTTCAAGGTGGGCGACTTCGTCCTCAAGTCGGGGAAGCGGTCTCCGTTCTATGTGGATCTCCGCCGTGTCCCCTCGTTCCCCGAGCTCTTCCCCAAGGTGATCAGCGCCTACGCCTCGCTCGCACGAAGGCTCGAATTCGAGCGTATCGCAGGGATCCCCACGGCCGGGCTTCCCATCGCCGCGGGGCTCGCGCTCCATCTGGGGAAGCCACTCATCTATCCGAGGCTCGACGCCAAAGGCTACGGAACGGGCAACAGGGTGGAAGGAGAGTGGCGTCCCGGTGAGCGTGTCCTTCTGGTGGACGATCTCATCACCACGGGAGGATCGAAGATCGAGGCGGCCACGGTACTCCGGGATGCGGGCCTTGTGGTTGAAGACCTCGTGGTGCTCCTGGAACGCGGGGCGCGGGGACACAAGGAGATGGAAGAGGCCGGCATCCGCCTCCACGCCTATGCCCACATCCGCGAGTTTCTCCCGGTGTGCAGGGCCATGGGGCTCATCACCGAAGGGGAAGAGGAGAGGATGCGCGCCTTCGTAGAGGAGACCTGA
- a CDS encoding SIR2 family NAD-dependent protein deacylase, translating into MDRDMTETLLERAVALIKASSYTVAFTGAGISHESGVPTFRGPDGLWSRYDPRVLEIDFFFRHPKESWAAIREMFFSADHPPEPNPAHLLLARMEAQGLLHAVITMNIDNLHHRAGSRNVIEYHGNTREAVCTLCRRRYTAREVLGMEAPPTCSCGGLIKPDFVFFGEAIPAEAYTRSVDEARRAQCLLVVGTAGVVYPAASIPHIAERAGAHIIEINPEPSSYTESITEVYLPLKAAEAAILLARHLEIDLDL; encoded by the coding sequence ATGGATCGGGACATGACTGAGACCCTCCTCGAACGAGCGGTAGCCTTGATCAAGGCATCCTCCTACACCGTGGCCTTCACCGGTGCCGGCATCTCACACGAGAGCGGCGTGCCTACGTTCAGAGGCCCCGACGGACTCTGGTCACGTTACGACCCGAGGGTACTGGAGATAGACTTCTTCTTCCGCCATCCGAAGGAGAGCTGGGCGGCCATACGGGAGATGTTCTTCTCGGCGGACCATCCACCGGAGCCCAATCCGGCCCACCTCCTCCTCGCCCGCATGGAGGCACAAGGACTGCTCCATGCGGTGATCACCATGAACATCGACAACCTCCACCACCGGGCCGGATCCCGCAATGTGATAGAATACCACGGCAACACCCGGGAGGCGGTCTGCACCCTCTGCAGGAGGCGGTACACAGCCCGGGAAGTACTCGGGATGGAGGCACCCCCCACCTGTTCGTGCGGCGGTCTCATCAAACCGGACTTCGTCTTCTTCGGCGAGGCGATCCCTGCCGAGGCCTACACCAGAAGCGTGGATGAAGCCCGCAGGGCCCAGTGCCTCCTCGTCGTGGGGACCGCCGGAGTGGTGTATCCCGCTGCATCCATTCCCCACATTGCCGAGCGGGCCGGCGCCCACATCATAGAGATCAACCCGGAACCTTCGTCCTACACCGAGAGCATCACCGAGGTGTACCTCCCCTTGAAGGCGGCCGAGGCTGCCATCCTTCTCGCCCGCCATCTGGAGATCGATCTGGACCTCTAG
- a CDS encoding sugar phosphorylase encodes MEPVDRMRELLSFIYGPDTGRDTYEHLRALLERWRSRLPAPDEEYVSGRLPLDHTDAVLITYGDQFRREGEAPLATLGEFLREYLSGTMKGVHILPFFHYSSDDGFSVIDYRTVNPEWGTWEEVRRISGEFRLMVDLVLNHCSAKSEWFRRFLQGDPAYEDFFITVEPGTDLSGVFRPRALPLVHEFESPKGPVLVWTTFSRDQVDLNYANPRVLLEMIDIFLFYVSQGAQIIRLDAIAYLWKELGTPCIHHPKTHAVVKLFRAICEEVCPWVLIITETNVPHEENISYFGDMDEAHLVYQFALPPLVLDAFLRKDVSYLREWARTIDTYGGKVSYFNFLASHDGIGVLPARGILPDEHIDSMIEAVKDRGGLISYKSTPEGEVPYELNINYLSAISEAHLDRPTRARKFLASQAVMLSLVGMPGIYVHSLLGSENWREGVEKTGMNRTINRQKCSYDEILRELEDPESLRSMVFKGYLDMLAARRKSRAFDPRGTQEVLDAPETVLALMRRSHDATEEVLCLINVSHVEQECVFPSSIFASSPEVHLFTELTSGDTLVPYREDEDRFSISLGGYEVLWLTPYRDRD; translated from the coding sequence ATGGAACCTGTCGATCGCATGAGAGAGCTCCTCTCGTTCATCTATGGACCTGACACGGGACGTGACACCTATGAGCACCTTCGCGCCCTTCTCGAGAGGTGGAGGAGCCGTCTTCCCGCTCCTGACGAGGAGTATGTCTCCGGCCGCCTTCCGCTCGATCACACCGATGCAGTCCTCATCACGTATGGCGATCAGTTCAGAAGAGAAGGGGAAGCCCCCCTCGCTACCCTCGGAGAGTTCCTTCGAGAGTACCTCTCCGGCACGATGAAGGGAGTCCACATCCTCCCCTTCTTCCACTATTCCTCGGACGACGGATTTTCGGTGATCGACTACCGCACGGTGAACCCCGAGTGGGGTACCTGGGAGGAGGTTCGCCGCATAAGCGGAGAGTTCCGGCTCATGGTGGACCTCGTACTCAACCACTGTTCTGCCAAGAGCGAGTGGTTCAGGCGCTTCCTCCAGGGCGATCCTGCGTACGAGGACTTCTTCATCACCGTGGAGCCCGGCACCGATCTCTCAGGGGTCTTCAGACCCCGTGCCCTTCCCCTTGTTCACGAGTTCGAGAGTCCGAAGGGGCCGGTACTGGTGTGGACCACCTTCAGCCGGGATCAGGTCGACCTCAACTATGCGAACCCGCGGGTCCTCCTCGAGATGATCGACATCTTCCTCTTCTATGTCTCTCAGGGTGCCCAGATCATCCGCCTGGATGCTATCGCCTATCTCTGGAAGGAGCTCGGCACCCCCTGTATCCACCACCCCAAGACCCACGCCGTGGTGAAGCTCTTCAGGGCGATCTGTGAGGAGGTGTGCCCCTGGGTCCTCATCATCACCGAGACCAATGTCCCCCACGAGGAGAACATCTCCTACTTCGGGGACATGGACGAGGCCCATCTCGTGTATCAGTTCGCCCTCCCTCCCCTCGTCCTGGATGCCTTTCTCAGGAAGGATGTCTCCTACCTCAGGGAGTGGGCCCGCACCATCGACACCTACGGCGGAAAGGTGAGCTACTTCAACTTCCTCGCCTCGCACGACGGCATAGGGGTGCTCCCCGCCCGGGGGATACTCCCTGACGAGCACATCGACTCGATGATCGAGGCGGTGAAGGATAGAGGCGGCCTCATCTCCTACAAGAGCACACCCGAGGGCGAGGTGCCCTACGAGCTCAACATCAACTACCTGAGCGCCATAAGCGAGGCACATCTCGACCGCCCCACCAGGGCCCGGAAGTTCCTCGCGAGTCAGGCCGTGATGCTCTCCCTGGTGGGGATGCCCGGTATCTATGTCCACAGCCTCCTGGGGTCGGAGAATTGGCGTGAGGGTGTGGAGAAGACCGGGATGAACCGCACCATCAACCGACAGAAGTGTTCCTACGATGAGATACTCCGCGAGCTCGAGGATCCCGAGAGCCTCAGGAGCATGGTCTTCAAAGGCTACCTCGATATGCTCGCCGCCCGACGGAAGAGTCGCGCCTTTGATCCCAGGGGGACGCAGGAGGTGCTGGATGCCCCCGAAACCGTGCTTGCCCTCATGAGGAGGAGCCATGACGCAACAGAGGAGGTGCTTTGCCTCATCAATGTGAGCCACGTCGAGCAGGAGTGCGTCTTCCCTTCGTCGATATTTGCGAGCTCACCGGAGGTGCACCTGTTCACCGAGCTCACAAGCGGGGATACCCTCGTCCCCTACCGAGAGGACGAGGACCGCTTCTCCATCTCGCTCGGCGGCTACGAGGTCCTCTGGCTCACACCCTATCGGGACAGGGACTGA
- a CDS encoding alpha/beta fold hydrolase, producing MSTHPTPVHPDQHFIQVGELTISYFDLNPTAKGLPLLFIHGYNGSGYEAIPLAAELREHRIIAPDWPGSGYSSKPTDPSFYRVSSYTPLFIELMERLDIPRYLVIGHSLGGRLASHLAASAPDRIPALVLIGPYGFAVQDDNFLFLLTRLGPLVDLGFSFNSPAIARTSIKQNAFTSPEAVPEDYLEYVLSSLFEQGGNEALKLVTKHLIHDGYLEDVLPRITQPVLLLWGRDDRVMRIHHAPEFTRRLGLCYFYSIPHMGHMPHMEAPHTVARHIEDFLERVVIPSREEVSHGSGHD from the coding sequence GTGTCCACACATCCCACACCAGTACACCCGGATCAACACTTCATACAGGTGGGGGAGTTGACCATCTCCTACTTCGACCTCAACCCCACCGCGAAAGGACTCCCCCTCCTCTTCATCCACGGGTACAACGGGAGCGGGTACGAAGCCATCCCCCTTGCCGCCGAGCTCCGTGAACACCGGATCATCGCCCCCGACTGGCCGGGCTCCGGCTACTCCTCCAAACCCACCGACCCCTCGTTCTACCGGGTCTCTTCCTACACCCCACTCTTCATCGAACTCATGGAACGCCTCGACATCCCCCGCTACCTCGTGATAGGCCACTCCCTGGGAGGGAGGCTCGCCTCACATCTGGCCGCCTCGGCACCCGATCGCATCCCCGCCCTCGTGCTCATAGGGCCCTACGGCTTCGCGGTCCAGGACGACAACTTCCTCTTCCTCCTCACGAGACTCGGCCCCCTCGTGGACCTGGGCTTTTCCTTCAACAGCCCTGCGATCGCCCGCACGAGCATCAAGCAGAACGCCTTCACCTCTCCCGAGGCGGTCCCCGAGGACTACCTCGAGTACGTCCTCTCCTCGCTCTTCGAGCAGGGGGGAAACGAAGCCCTCAAACTGGTCACCAAACACCTCATCCACGACGGATACCTCGAGGACGTCCTCCCCAGGATCACGCAGCCGGTGCTCCTCCTGTGGGGACGGGACGATAGGGTGATGCGGATCCACCATGCCCCGGAGTTTACGAGACGCCTCGGCCTCTGCTATTTTTATTCCATACCACATATGGGACACATGCCGCACATGGAAGCGCCCCATACCGTAGCCCGCCATATCGAGGACTTCCTCGAGCGGGTGGTGATCCCTTCCCGGGAAGAGGTGAGCCATGGATCGGGACATGACTGA
- a CDS encoding RnfABCDGE type electron transport complex subunit B → MSIIVASVATLVVMAAVFALILYWASRRFAVEEDPRVAAVTELLPGINCGACGFPGCAGLAQALVEGADRGDTSGLFCPPGGEETMTRIGAFLGVELGGKDIPVAVLRCGGSCEAAPPKFIYEGTRTCRIAHMASMGEGGCPYGCLHYGDCAEACPFDAISMDPVTGLPVVDEEKCTACGVCVEVCPRNLFELTPRGKRGRRVWINCRNTEKGALARKNCAVACIGCGKCVKVCETVTQAITLEHNLAYIDPVKCIACGKCVAECPTGAIAATFTPPALKKKQEALQDS, encoded by the coding sequence GTGAGTATCATCGTCGCTTCTGTCGCCACGCTCGTGGTGATGGCCGCTGTGTTCGCACTGATCCTCTACTGGGCCTCACGGAGGTTCGCCGTGGAGGAGGACCCGCGCGTGGCTGCGGTGACCGAGCTGCTTCCGGGCATCAACTGCGGGGCCTGCGGTTTCCCCGGGTGTGCAGGCCTTGCCCAGGCCCTCGTGGAAGGCGCCGACCGGGGAGACACCTCGGGGCTCTTCTGCCCCCCCGGTGGAGAGGAGACCATGACGCGCATCGGCGCCTTCCTGGGCGTGGAGCTCGGAGGAAAGGATATCCCGGTGGCGGTGTTGCGCTGTGGGGGCTCATGCGAGGCGGCCCCTCCCAAGTTCATCTACGAGGGGACACGTACCTGCAGGATCGCCCACATGGCGTCCATGGGCGAAGGAGGCTGTCCGTACGGCTGCCTCCACTACGGGGACTGTGCAGAGGCGTGTCCCTTCGATGCCATCAGCATGGATCCCGTCACCGGCCTTCCGGTGGTGGACGAGGAGAAGTGTACGGCCTGCGGCGTGTGTGTGGAGGTGTGCCCCCGAAACCTCTTCGAGCTCACGCCGAGAGGCAAGCGTGGAAGACGGGTCTGGATCAACTGCCGGAACACGGAGAAGGGAGCCCTCGCACGGAAGAACTGTGCGGTCGCCTGCATCGGGTGCGGGAAGTGTGTGAAGGTGTGCGAGACGGTGACCCAGGCGATCACGCTCGAGCACAACCTCGCCTACATCGACCCCGTGAAGTGCATCGCCTGCGGAAAGTGTGTGGCCGAATGTCCTACAGGGGCCATCGCCGCCACCTTCACCCCGCCGGCGCTCAAGAAGAAACAGGAGGCCCTCCAGGACTCCTAG